The genomic stretch GGATCGGGTGTCCGGAGTGCGGGGGCTCCGGGGGGAGCCGCACGGCGGGGGGCGGGACGGTGGAATCCTGGACGCCCTGCTCCCGGTGCAACGGCAAGGGGCTCTGCACCTGTCCCACCTGCCTGGGGCAGGGGGTGATGGCCGTCGTCCCCTTCTAGCCCAGGGGGGCACCCGTGGCTGTCTCCGCGTTCGTGTTCATCGAGTGCGCCATGGGCCGCGCCAAGACGGCGGCCCGCGAAATCACCCGCCTGCCGGGAGTGAAGCTGGCCCACGCCGTCACCGGCAACTACGACATCATCGCTTTCGTGGAGGCCAGCGACCTGGAGGCCCTGGGGACCACGGTGGTCTCGAAGATCCAGGGGGTTTCCGGCGTCCACCGCACCACCACCAACGTGGTGGTCGAGTGATCTCCGCACCGACACTCTAGCCGCGCATCTACCCATCCAGCCTCCGGGGGAGGTCTGATGCCCCTGGACCGGTTCTCCACACGGCCCCCTGGCGCCCTCGCTGACCCTGGCGATTGTCGGCGGGGGCGCTTGTACATTCGCGGTCCCCCTCACCCTGCCGCTGGACGAGGCGAAGGTCGCCGCGGCGACGAAAGGGCAAGTGGACATCCGGACGGCCCGAAACCGATGAGAGGAGGAAGGGATGGCCTACCAATTGGAAGGACGCCTGCTCGAAGTCTGCACGTGCAATGTCCTCTGTCCCTGCTGGGTGGGAGAGGATCCCGATGGGGGGACCTGCCAGGGCGTACTGGCCTGGCACATTGACAAGGGGACGGTCAATGGTCTGAACGTCGCTGGCCTGACCCTGTGTATCCTCTGTCACATCCCGGGCAACATCCTGAAGGGGAACTGGCGTGTCGTCGTCTACGTGGACGACAAGGCCAGCCCCCAGCAGCAGGAAGCCCTGCTCAACGTCTGGACGGGGAAGCTGGGGGGCCCCCTCAAGGATCTCTCGCAGCTCATCGGCGAGGTGGCCGGCGTGGAGCGGGCGCCCATCACCTTCCAGGTGGAAGGGGTCAAGGGGACGCTGAAGATCGGCCAGGCCATCGAGGCCAAGCTTGCCCCGTTCCAGGGGGCCCAGGGCAAAACCACCGCGCTGCATGACACGGTGTTCACGACGATCCCCGGTTCGCCGGCCTACGTGGGCAAGGCCGACTCGTACAAGGTCAACGCCCCGAAGTACGGATTCAAGATCAACCTCGAGAAGCACAATGCGATCCAGGGGGCCTTCCGCTTCCAGGGGTGAGGAGCCCGCGGGAGAAGATCCATGTGGGCTGCCACCGACCGACGGCTCTTCCTGGCTCTGCTGGGGCCCCTGATCGTCCTGGCCTGGGTGGTCCTGTGGGTCTGGGGCCAATCCCCCTACGGCCGGTTCCTGAGCCACGAAGCGCTGGGCGAGGTTGAACTCACCTTCGGGGCCGACTCGCTCGGGCTCGTCCTCGCCTTCGTCGGGGGGTGGACCCTGATGACGGTGGCGATGATGCTCCCGACCAGCCTCCCGCTTGTGACGTTGTTTCACACCGTCGTCCAGCAGCGGCCGGACCGCGGGCGGCTGGTGGTCTTGCTGATTGCCGGGTATCTCAGCACCTGGGCGGGGTTCGGGTTCATGGCGCATCTCGGCGATTGGGGGCTGCACGAGGCGGTTGAGCGGAGCGCATGGCTCGCCGCCAACGACTGGATGATCGGACCAGGGATCCTGGCCGTGGCCGGGGTCTATCAGTTTACACCGCTGAAGTACCGCTGTCTCGACAAGTGCCGCTCACCTCTGAGCTTCATCATGGAGCACTGGAGGGGAAGCCACGACCGGGCGCGGGCCTTCGGACTCGGAGTGCACCACGGGCTCTTCTGCATCGGGTGCTGCTGGTCGCTGATGCTCCTGATGTTCGCGGTGGGGGTCGGCAATATCGGCTGGATG from Candidatus Methylomirabilis sp. encodes the following:
- a CDS encoding Lrp/AsnC ligand binding domain-containing protein, with amino-acid sequence MAVSAFVFIECAMGRAKTAAREITRLPGVKLAHAVTGNYDIIAFVEASDLEALGTTVVSKIQGVSGVHRTTTNVVVE
- a CDS encoding DUF1326 domain-containing protein — translated: MAYQLEGRLLEVCTCNVLCPCWVGEDPDGGTCQGVLAWHIDKGTVNGLNVAGLTLCILCHIPGNILKGNWRVVVYVDDKASPQQQEALLNVWTGKLGGPLKDLSQLIGEVAGVERAPITFQVEGVKGTLKIGQAIEAKLAPFQGAQGKTTALHDTVFTTIPGSPAYVGKADSYKVNAPKYGFKINLEKHNAIQGAFRFQG
- a CDS encoding DUF2182 domain-containing protein; translated protein: MWAATDRRLFLALLGPLIVLAWVVLWVWGQSPYGRFLSHEALGEVELTFGADSLGLVLAFVGGWTLMTVAMMLPTSLPLVTLFHTVVQQRPDRGRLVVLLIAGYLSTWAGFGFMAHLGDWGLHEAVERSAWLAANDWMIGPGILAVAGVYQFTPLKYRCLDKCRSPLSFIMEHWRGSHDRARAFGLGVHHGLFCIGCCWSLMLLMFAVGVGNIGWMLVLGAVMAIEKNMPWGRRLSAPLGVALLAWALYAFGSGLPG